AAAACACTTTTGAATAAAAAATTCAAAAATAAGCAATACAATAAGCAAAATTTTATTTTTTTAGTTATTAAACATTTCATTAACTTAATAAATAAAAATAAATAAAAAACTAAAATACATAAATGTAACTTTCCAATATTAACAATCAAAATAACTAAGCATCCTTGGTTTAAGCTTTGAGAATCTTCACGCTGATGAAGGGCGATGAGGGAGTTTAACAAACTAAATAATTTAGAAATCTTATTTTGTTCTATCAAATTTGTCGATTTTAACTGAATATTATTAAGTTCATTTAAATTAATGCTTTTACCAACTCTCAAGCCATAAGAAATTGAACTTAATTTGTCAATAAATGATTTGGATTTAAGAATAAAAGTTCAAAACTTGTCATCATTATTTTCTTTATTTATAAAATCTACAACACTATAAGCAGGAGAGGTAACTCCTAAAATTGCGGAATGTGCTAAACCAGAATCATATGATGATAAGTGTATAACAAATTGCCCAGGTTCAACAAGTTTATATTTAATAATATTATCCAAATTAAACTGAACATTAAAGTTAATATCCTGTCTTTTTTGCATTCCATTTTCTTTTGTCGCTGCAAGAATAGGTAAATTTTTGAAACCTTTTTTACACACAAAACGAAACAATAAATTAAACCTTTCCTGTTCTCAAACGTTTGTCATTTTTGTTAATGCAGCTGGTAAAATTGTCAAATTTTTGCCAACAATCATCATCTGGAAAAGTGATTTTTTGAAATTTTTGAGAATTTTTAACTCACGCTGATGAAGGGTGATGAGGGTGTTTAAATGTTTAAATATTGCTCTTATCCTTTTCATTTCATGAAAACCGCACAATATAATATTTTTATTTTGAACAAAATTAATGTAGTGTCTAGCATGTCCAAAATTTTCAAGTTTTACACTTAACATAATTAAAAATAAGGAGTAAACATCAAACATTGTATTTTTATTAATTAGTATTTTAATAGCACTTGATTTAACTAAAAAAGGAAAATTAACATATTTAAAATCTTGAGTAAAATCATCAAAAATAATACATTCCTTATCAAAAGTATTTGTTTCATTTGAATAGCCTAAAATAAATGATTTATTAGCTGTTAAAACCGGATTTTTCCCAGATTCCGGTATTTCATCATATCTTGTATAAAAATTATCAGGCCTAATATAATTCAATAAATTCCCCAACCTTTCCTGTTCTCAAACGTTTGTCATTTTTGTTAATGTAGTTGATAAAATTGTCAAATTTTTGCCAACAATCATATTCTGGAAAAGTGATTTTTTGAAGTTTTTGAGAATTTTTAACTCACGCTGATGAAGGGTGATGAGGGAGTTTATGTTGTTAAAAAGGTGACCTAATTTATCTTCTTCTTTAAAGTTAGGATGAACAATTTTTAAATCACTAAGCATATCATATACGATATATGGAATACTTCCCCTGCGAGCTTCATCATTAATTTTTTTAGGTAATAAAGTAAATAATAAATAATACAAAAATACTCTATTAATTCCTATTTTAGTTAATACATAAGTCCTTTGATATGCATTAAAAAAATTATCGGCTAAATGTAAATAACCCATAGATGCACCATTACCAGCAACTGTTATTGCGGGTCCTTTAAATGCATATGAATTTATTTTAAACTTCTCAATTCCTGAAGTATAAAAATCATATTTACCGCACTCAACCATAGCATTAGCATTTAACTTTCCTGTACTAATTTCACATAAATTCCCCAGCCTTTCCTGTTCTCAAACGTTTGTCATTTTTGTTAATGTAGTTGGTAAAATTGCCAAATTTTTACCAACAATCATCTTCTGAAAAAGTGATTTTTGAAGTTTTTGAGAAATATCTAAACTATATTGAAGAACATATTTTATGTTTCTGGTGTCGATTTAATTCATAATATATCTTATGTGTTAAATTGTGATAAAAATACATGCATCACAAAAATTGTAATTCAATTAACAATGATCAATTCTTCTTAAAAAACATATTCTAAACATTAATTAAATACTAATAAGACAATATTTAGTAATATTTGTACCTAACAAGTTATTCAATTATTAAAACAGTATAGTTCAATTACAATGTTTTTCTAATATTCATTCCACTATTACAAAATCCTACAATAGTTAGAATAACAATAAGTCATCAAGATAAAATTTAAAAAAGATGCACTATAATTAAAACTATTTGATTTAATATGTATTATTCCAATAAAACACATAATATCATTCCGATGTCATTAATATTGTTCCGATAAAATGTTATAATAAAATAATTAGGAGAGTAATTTATGTTTATAACTGCAAAACAAGCCTCAACGAAATGGAAAATTTCCGATAGAAGGGTAAGAATTTTATGTGCCGAAGGTAAAGTAACTGGAGCTTATCAAGAAGGAAGAATTTGAAAAATACCAATTAATGCCACCAAACCTAATGACGGTCGTTACAAAACAAATGAAAGCCTTTTATCGCAAATAGACCGAAAAAAAGAAGAACTCGATAGAATGAGGCCTTTCACAGAAGGGGAATTAGCAAGACTGAATGAAGAATTTACTATTGAATATACATATAATTCAAACGCTATCGAAGGGAACTCATTAACCTTAAGAGAAACTGATTTAGTATTAAAAGGTCTTACCATAAATAAAAAGCCACTAAAAGATCATATGGAGGCAATTGGACACAAGGAGGCTTTTGATTTTGTAAGTGAACTCGTAAAAAGAAAAAGTGAAATTAATGAGGGAATAATTAAACAAATCCATTATCTAGTTCTTGCTGATAAAAAAGACGATAGAGGTATTTATCGAAGAGTCCCTGTTCGTATAATGGGTGCTGCTCATGAACCAGTACAGCCTTACTTGATTGAACCTAAAATGGAAGAGCTTTTAAAGAATTATTTATCTAGTAAAGAACATATTGTTACAAAGCTAGCTAAATTTCACATTGAATTTGAAGCAATCCACCCATTTATTGATGGAAATGGAAGAACAGGAAGACTTCTTGTAAATCTTGAATTAATGAAAGCGGGATATCCACCTATTGATATAAAATTTACAGATAGAATTGCCTATTATAATGCATTTGATGAATATCATATGAAACATAGTTTAAAAGCAATGGAGGTTTTATTCGCTAAGTATATCAATGAAAAATTAGATATATATTTAAAAATGCTGCAAGATTAAAATAAATTTCACTTAAACACAATATTTTAAAAAATAAAAATTGGATAAAGTGCTTAGGCAATACCAAAATACTTTATCCAATTTTTAATTATTTTCTCTTTAGTATTTTAAATCTTTTTTTAACTTTTAACATTTTATTATGTAAAAACAAAAAAACTAAAAAAGAAAAATTTTTAAGGATAATGTTTTATTTATATTTTTTGAGTTTTTTACAGCGAAATTAATAAATAATACTATAATTAAGATATAAAAATAAAGGTAATTTAATTTAAAAGGAGTACAAATGGCGAAAAATCTTGAAAATAATCAAGACTTTATCAAAATGAGCAAGCAAAAACTTGCTAATAAAATATGATCTGCTGCTAACGAACTTAGATCACAGTTAGATGTCACAGAATATGACAAAATTATATTAGGTTTAATATTTTATAAATACTTATCATCAAAGCAAACTGAAACATTAATTGATAAAAATGGCGATTATCAACTATGTCAAAAAAATGATGAAAAATCAAATAATAATGAATGTTACTTATACATAGAAGATCTTACAAAAGGTGAAAATCCTGATCAAATTGTTGATAGCTTAAAAGAAAATTTAGGTTTTTATATACCATATGAATATTTATTTTCATCATGAAATAAAAAAGAATTTCGTAGTAAATTTGATCGAAACTATATTATCGAATCAATTAATCACTTTAATAGTGAAATAGAAAATATTAACCAACAGAATTCATTATATAAAAACATATTTGATGAATTTTATCTTTCAATTCAAAAGGTCAAAAATGAAGATAGCATCAAAAAGGTTGTTAGAATTATTGATGAAATTCCAACTAAA
This DNA window, taken from Mycoplasmopsis cynos, encodes the following:
- a CDS encoding Fic family protein, with translation MFITAKQASTKWKISDRRVRILCAEGKVTGAYQEGRIWKIPINATKPNDGRYKTNESLLSQIDRKKEELDRMRPFTEGELARLNEEFTIEYTYNSNAIEGNSLTLRETDLVLKGLTINKKPLKDHMEAIGHKEAFDFVSELVKRKSEINEGIIKQIHYLVLADKKDDRGIYRRVPVRIMGAAHEPVQPYLIEPKMEELLKNYLSSKEHIVTKLAKFHIEFEAIHPFIDGNGRTGRLLVNLELMKAGYPPIDIKFTDRIAYYNAFDEYHMKHSLKAMEVLFAKYINEKLDIYLKMLQD